A genomic stretch from Empedobacter stercoris includes:
- a CDS encoding glycosyltransferase, whose product MIFSIIVIYNGMRNNWIQKCFDSIINSSIPCQIVAIDNNSSDESVEYIKKTYPNVHLIINEENKGFGGANNQGILYALEQGAECFFLLNQDAWVDQNTIEDLIKISYNNPEFGVISPIHLNGKGDALDYNFSNYIVPSSCKELYSDFVLNQTKPKIYESGFICAAAWLLTKKCVEKVGGFSPTFFHYAEDDNYIHRLKYKGLKIGVYPKVFIYHDREGRDNSIYFNPSISNERKLLLEFSNPNHSLNHKKELNIIRNKIIKNTLLFNFKEVDRLKKQKDLISKTFQQSIHNLTLSKEDKSYIFLDFNIL is encoded by the coding sequence TTGATTTTTAGTATAATAGTCATCTACAACGGAATGCGTAATAATTGGATTCAGAAATGTTTCGATTCAATTATTAACTCTAGTATACCATGTCAAATTGTAGCCATTGATAATAATTCTAGCGATGAATCAGTAGAGTATATTAAAAAGACCTATCCTAATGTTCATTTAATTATAAACGAAGAAAATAAAGGCTTTGGAGGTGCAAATAATCAAGGAATTTTGTATGCTTTAGAACAAGGGGCAGAGTGTTTTTTTCTACTAAATCAAGACGCTTGGGTAGATCAGAATACAATAGAAGATTTAATTAAAATATCTTATAATAACCCAGAATTTGGAGTCATAAGTCCAATTCATTTAAATGGAAAAGGTGATGCATTAGATTATAATTTTTCGAATTATATTGTACCAAGTAGTTGTAAAGAATTATATTCAGACTTTGTGTTAAATCAAACTAAACCTAAAATTTACGAATCAGGTTTTATTTGTGCTGCTGCATGGTTGTTAACAAAAAAGTGTGTTGAAAAAGTAGGAGGTTTTAGTCCAACATTTTTTCATTATGCAGAGGACGATAATTATATACATCGATTAAAATACAAAGGGCTTAAAATTGGAGTTTATCCAAAAGTTTTTATTTATCATGACCGCGAAGGAAGGGATAATTCTATATATTTTAACCCTAGTATTTCAAATGAAAGGAAGTTGTTGTTAGAATTTTCTAATCCAAATCATTCACTTAATCACAAAAAAGAATTAAATATTATTCGAAATAAAATTATAAAGAATACATTATTATTTAATTTTAAAGAAGTCGATCGTTTAAAAAAACAAAAAGATTTAATAAGTAAAACCTTTCAACAATCTATTCATAATTTGACTTTATCAAAAGAAGATAAATCTTACATTTTTTTAGATTTCAATATTTTATAA
- a CDS encoding NAD-dependent epimerase/dehydratase family protein — MIIGKGLIASQFLEHDREDVVFFASGVSNSSEQDEQQFKRELDLVLETIAQYPTQLLVYFSTCSIYDSSKYNSPYVLHKLHIEEVIKQNTANYLILRISNAVGIGGNPNLLMNYLYRQIITNQQLNVHQHATRNLIDVEDVKDITLQYIQSNRWNRIVNVAYAENYFIPEIVEAFEEILQKPAMKLMENKGEHYSIDIHELQYQFSIQDKEAYLNNLIRKYYK, encoded by the coding sequence ATGATAATAGGTAAGGGGCTAATTGCATCTCAATTTTTGGAACATGATCGAGAAGATGTGGTATTTTTTGCGTCGGGTGTTTCAAATTCATCAGAGCAAGATGAACAACAATTTAAACGGGAATTGGACTTGGTTTTAGAAACAATCGCCCAATATCCTACTCAATTATTGGTTTATTTTAGTACGTGTTCCATTTATGATTCTTCTAAATATAACAGTCCATATGTGCTGCATAAGTTGCATATCGAAGAAGTAATCAAACAAAATACAGCCAATTATCTTATTCTTAGAATTAGTAATGCGGTTGGAATAGGAGGAAACCCTAATTTGTTGATGAATTATCTTTATCGCCAAATTATAACGAATCAACAATTGAATGTGCACCAACACGCGACACGTAATCTAATTGATGTAGAAGATGTAAAGGATATTACGCTTCAATACATTCAGTCTAACCGTTGGAATAGAATTGTGAATGTGGCTTATGCCGAAAATTACTTTATACCAGAAATAGTAGAAGCCTTCGAGGAAATACTACAAAAACCTGCGATGAAGTTAATGGAAAATAAAGGGGAGCATTATTCAATAGATATTCATGAATTGCAGTATCAATTTTCTATTCAAGATAAAGAAGCGTATTTGAATAATTTAATTAGGAAATATTATAAATAG
- a CDS encoding glycosyltransferase family 2 protein — protein sequence MSDIRITPLISVVMSVYNAEKYLVQAINSILNQTFTDFEFIIINDASTDTSLEIIHSYHDVRINLINKPYNKGFKGFVENLNTGLDLAKGKYIARMDADDIAREDRFQIQYDFLEKNHEIFMIGSDLNLINENNQNIGYLKSFANHEEITRKFNAENALYHPVIFFRNETDIRYRDKFKACEDFDFYLQLLSSGKKFGNITQPLLDYRILEASISRSESGFSKRLLMEISKDFFISRMTTKKDNYDELDDQIVQKILNKDFNVTVEELTKGLEVSLLYNYDYYDLIYKQLAKQGKTTFFDSIFLNKSLRAIHSKINLKLYSKFGKITTNL from the coding sequence ATGAGTGATATTAGAATTACTCCTCTAATTTCTGTTGTAATGTCAGTTTACAATGCAGAAAAATATCTTGTTCAAGCAATCAATTCTATATTAAATCAAACATTTACAGATTTTGAATTTATTATAATAAATGATGCATCAACTGATACTTCTTTAGAAATCATTCATTCGTATCATGATGTTAGGATAAATTTAATTAACAAACCTTACAATAAAGGATTTAAAGGATTTGTCGAAAATTTAAATACAGGCTTAGATTTAGCTAAGGGTAAATATATCGCACGAATGGATGCTGATGATATTGCAAGGGAGGATCGATTTCAAATTCAATATGATTTTTTAGAAAAAAATCATGAAATATTTATGATAGGAAGTGATTTGAATTTAATTAACGAGAACAATCAAAATATTGGTTATTTAAAGTCTTTTGCCAATCATGAAGAGATTACAAGAAAGTTTAATGCTGAAAATGCCTTATATCATCCCGTAATATTTTTCCGAAATGAAACAGATATAAGATATCGAGATAAGTTTAAAGCTTGCGAAGATTTTGATTTTTATTTACAACTTTTATCAAGCGGTAAAAAATTTGGAAATATTACTCAACCTCTTTTAGATTATAGAATTTTAGAAGCGTCAATTTCAAGATCAGAAAGTGGATTTTCTAAGCGATTACTAATGGAAATTTCAAAGGATTTTTTTATTTCCAGAATGACTACCAAAAAGGATAATTATGATGAATTAGATGATCAAATTGTACAGAAAATTTTGAACAAAGATTTTAATGTTACTGTTGAAGAATTAACCAAAGGACTTGAAGTATCGCTTTTGTACAACTATGATTATTATGATTTGATTTATAAACAATTAGCTAAACAGGGTAAAACAACATTTTTTGATTCTATCTTTTTAAATAAAAGTTTGAGAGCTATTCATTCTAAAATAAATTTAAAATTATATTCAAAATTTGGTAAAATAACAACAAACTTATGA
- a CDS encoding glycosyltransferase family 2 protein, translated as MTEQPLVSIIIPTYNRADLIGETLDSIIDQTYQNWECIVVDDGSTDHTSDVLDHYTKKDIRISYYHRPNYLVKSGNSCRNYGFELSKGELIVFFDSDDVMLKDFLSSRIYLFTQKNKIVFATYTTVDENLNIIKQNRFKIEDILIKEYMFWNFPILTHSALIKRDFLENKILFDPFIKRGQETDFYLNILPDIKNDEFTFVENPTFLYRLHDNTITNKTKIYNPEYIPSLVHIRKKAIDVGMKLQQKELVDNSYLHLILLLFKIIKNKDTQNLYFFNKHLNKIDLITTSQKNEIIVISRILILIGLTPKKLEYRWIKFCEK; from the coding sequence ATGACCGAACAACCTTTAGTATCTATCATTATTCCAACATATAATCGTGCTGATTTAATTGGTGAAACCCTTGATTCTATAATCGATCAGACTTACCAAAACTGGGAGTGTATAGTAGTAGATGACGGGAGTACCGATCATACTTCAGACGTTTTAGATCACTATACAAAAAAAGACATTAGAATTTCCTATTACCATCGACCAAATTATTTAGTAAAAAGTGGAAATAGTTGTCGAAATTATGGATTTGAACTTTCAAAAGGAGAATTAATTGTTTTTTTTGATAGTGATGATGTGATGTTAAAGGATTTTTTGTCATCTAGAATATATTTATTTACACAAAAGAATAAAATAGTATTTGCTACATATACTACGGTTGATGAAAACCTTAATATAATTAAGCAAAATAGATTTAAGATAGAAGATATTTTGATAAAAGAATATATGTTTTGGAATTTCCCAATATTAACACACAGTGCATTAATAAAAAGAGATTTTTTAGAGAATAAAATTTTGTTTGATCCCTTTATTAAGAGAGGGCAAGAAACAGACTTTTATTTAAATATATTACCAGATATTAAAAATGATGAATTTACCTTTGTTGAGAATCCAACATTTTTATATCGATTACATGATAATACAATAACAAATAAAACGAAGATATATAATCCTGAGTATATACCATCTCTAGTACATATAAGAAAAAAAGCTATAGATGTAGGTATGAAATTACAGCAGAAGGAATTAGTTGATAATTCTTATTTACATTTAATATTATTATTATTCAAAATTATAAAGAATAAGGATACTCAAAATTTATATTTCTTCAATAAACATTTGAATAAAATTGACTTAATCACAACAAGTCAAAAGAATGAAATAATAGTTATCTCAAGAATTTTAATTTTGATAGGTTTAACACCAAAAAAACTGGAATATAGATGGATTAAATTTTGTGAGAAATGA
- a CDS encoding glycosyltransferase family A protein has product MITIFTPTFNRAYILPILFQSLLEQSCKNFEWIIVDDGSSDDTAQLVQQFQEKADFTIRYYHQVNNGKHIAINYGLKKAKGELFFIVDSDDFLSNDAIERLTAKYDHIKDTKNVAGIAIGCHSIKDKSKIIYSKNLPKHEILLTHNELVYQLGIKGDFATAFKTEIQKQYPYPHFEGEKFFRESYVYRQIGKKYKTLYIDDPIYFAEYLEDGLTANSWQLLKKSPKGASLFFKELSKEKIPFKAKLSALNAYWDFQINDIKSPWIEKFRGVNLLLSVLILTNRKMKFIKL; this is encoded by the coding sequence ATGATAACTATTTTCACCCCTACCTTTAACCGTGCATACATTTTACCAATATTATTTCAATCGTTGTTGGAACAGTCTTGCAAAAATTTTGAATGGATAATTGTTGATGATGGAAGTTCTGATGATACAGCGCAATTGGTGCAGCAATTTCAAGAAAAGGCAGATTTTACAATTCGTTATTATCATCAAGTAAACAATGGTAAACATATTGCCATTAATTATGGATTGAAAAAAGCCAAAGGAGAGTTATTCTTCATTGTAGATAGTGACGATTTCTTATCAAATGATGCTATTGAAAGACTTACTGCTAAATATGATCATATAAAAGATACTAAAAACGTCGCAGGAATAGCTATTGGTTGTCATTCTATAAAAGACAAAAGCAAAATTATCTACTCAAAAAACCTTCCGAAACACGAGATTCTTTTAACCCATAACGAACTCGTTTACCAGTTAGGAATAAAAGGAGATTTTGCAACAGCTTTCAAAACCGAGATTCAGAAACAATATCCTTATCCACATTTTGAAGGGGAAAAATTCTTCCGAGAATCCTATGTTTATCGTCAAATAGGTAAAAAATATAAAACACTATATATTGACGATCCTATCTATTTTGCAGAATATTTGGAAGATGGCTTAACAGCAAATTCGTGGCAGTTATTAAAAAAATCACCGAAAGGAGCATCTTTATTTTTCAAAGAATTAAGCAAGGAGAAAATTCCTTTCAAAGCAAAATTAAGTGCTCTTAATGCCTATTGGGATTTTCAAATAAATGATATAAAGTCACCTTGGATAGAAAAATTTAGAGGTGTTAATTTATTATTGTCAGTTTTAATATTAACGAACAGAAAAATGAAATTTATCAAATTATGA
- a CDS encoding glycosyltransferase family 2 protein — protein MENKSVTVVIASYKYGHLAAHCIESILSQTVMPDKIFFVDDGIGDCKHLVKLYPQVEFILRKKNLGTVANFQDMLNRVTTDFCMFIGADNWLRSDAVELLKSKNADVVTYDIIVTGELKDEMLEGWSNKLNLYKGDFYWNREGNHHGSIFYNVKLAKKVGYKKYKEGHRYTTEDLRLWNGLINQGANIEYINEGLLYYRRHKENFNKYGKYYRPKIEYTFSQKLNRILKKYLKIDF, from the coding sequence ATGGAAAATAAATCAGTAACAGTTGTAATAGCTTCATATAAATATGGACATTTAGCTGCACATTGTATAGAATCAATTTTATCTCAAACAGTAATGCCAGATAAAATATTTTTTGTTGATGATGGAATTGGAGATTGTAAACATTTAGTTAAATTATATCCTCAAGTTGAATTTATTCTACGTAAAAAAAATTTGGGTACCGTCGCTAATTTCCAGGATATGTTAAACAGAGTCACTACAGACTTTTGTATGTTTATTGGAGCAGATAATTGGCTAAGATCTGATGCGGTTGAATTATTAAAAAGCAAGAATGCGGATGTAGTAACATACGATATTATCGTGACAGGTGAATTGAAAGATGAAATGTTAGAAGGTTGGTCTAATAAATTAAATTTATATAAAGGAGATTTTTATTGGAATAGAGAAGGAAATCATCACGGTTCAATTTTTTATAATGTAAAACTTGCTAAAAAAGTAGGATATAAAAAATATAAAGAAGGACATAGATATACTACTGAAGATTTACGTTTATGGAATGGACTAATCAACCAAGGTGCTAATATTGAATATATTAATGAAGGGTTATTATATTATAGGCGACATAAAGAAAATTTTAACAAGTATGGTAAATATTATCGTCCGAAAATTGAATATACTTTTTCTCAAAAACTTAATCGTATTTTAAAAAAATATTTAAAAATTGATTTTTAG
- a CDS encoding acyltransferase has product MLHIIAKINNKIQLKLNKIGFVSHPSLSIGKNFRLGNYTTFIIHPTSKALFGNDIEIRNNFNLVLGKNVNLTIGDNVFLNNGCSINCLESIVIGKNTLFGENVKLYDHNHSYNEKEVFPKDFTTKVIKIGENCWLGSNSIILKGVNIGNNVIIGAGCVIHKDVPANSIIVNKQEHKIISNE; this is encoded by the coding sequence ATGTTGCATATTATTGCAAAAATAAATAATAAAATTCAGCTTAAACTTAATAAAATTGGTTTTGTGAGTCATCCTAGTCTTTCTATTGGAAAAAACTTTAGATTAGGTAATTATACAACTTTTATTATTCATCCTACTTCTAAGGCTTTATTTGGAAATGATATTGAGATTAGAAATAATTTTAATTTAGTTTTAGGGAAGAATGTAAATTTGACAATCGGCGATAATGTTTTCCTTAATAATGGTTGTTCGATTAATTGTTTAGAAAGTATAGTTATTGGAAAAAATACATTATTCGGTGAAAATGTAAAACTGTATGATCATAATCACAGTTATAATGAAAAAGAAGTTTTTCCTAAAGATTTTACAACCAAAGTAATTAAAATAGGTGAAAATTGTTGGTTGGGATCGAATTCGATAATTTTAAAAGGAGTAAACATAGGCAATAATGTCATTATTGGAGCAGGCTGTGTAATTCACAAAGATGTACCCGCCAATTCGATTATCGTGAATAAGCAAGAACACAAAATTATTTCGAATGAGTGA
- a CDS encoding glycosyltransferase family 32 protein: MIPKIIHYCWFGGNPLPENVKKNIETWKLFNPEYEIKEWNESNCDLTVNAFVREAYTNKKWAFVSDYIRVQKVYEYGGFYLDTDMEVTSSFDDLLIYDCVCGFEMLNKPFSAFFGARSKHVFVEDMLNYYERQTEFKQLSNTSIFSKLLVEKYGANPLRDKFQLLQNNTALFPSSAFSLDIPKNYVIHHFEGSWIETEQSFFKRYVNMYGVLHQLISAEKSKESIKHLIYHNKVFTSEQILDQIPLKLIVEYVFNQLKNKILGKK; the protein is encoded by the coding sequence ATGATACCTAAAATAATCCATTATTGCTGGTTTGGCGGTAATCCACTCCCTGAAAATGTAAAGAAAAATATTGAAACATGGAAGCTTTTTAATCCTGAATATGAAATTAAAGAATGGAATGAAAGTAATTGTGATTTAACTGTCAATGCTTTTGTAAGGGAGGCATATACTAATAAAAAGTGGGCATTTGTTTCTGATTATATACGCGTTCAGAAAGTTTATGAATATGGTGGTTTTTATTTAGACACCGATATGGAAGTAACATCTTCTTTTGATGATTTATTAATTTATGATTGTGTGTGTGGTTTTGAGATGCTCAATAAGCCTTTTTCTGCTTTTTTTGGAGCAAGAAGTAAGCATGTTTTTGTTGAGGATATGCTAAATTATTATGAGAGGCAAACAGAATTTAAACAATTATCGAATACAAGTATTTTTTCTAAATTATTAGTAGAAAAATATGGAGCAAATCCACTAAGAGATAAGTTTCAATTACTACAAAATAATACAGCATTATTTCCTTCTTCTGCCTTTTCATTGGACATTCCAAAAAATTATGTCATCCATCATTTTGAAGGAAGTTGGATAGAAACGGAGCAATCTTTTTTTAAACGTTATGTGAATATGTATGGTGTGCTTCATCAACTAATATCTGCAGAAAAATCAAAAGAAAGTATAAAGCATTTGATTTATCATAACAAGGTTTTTACAAGTGAGCAGATTTTAGATCAAATTCCCTTAAAACTTATAGTAGAATATGTTTTTAATCAACTAAAAAATAAAATATTAGGAAAAAAATAA
- a CDS encoding glycosyltransferase encodes MNNLPLVSINIPVYKCEQYIFRCLESVKNQTYKNLEIILVNDCTPDNSIAIIEEYMVSNKELNIQLHHLPTNQGLSVVRNTGIDKSTGKYIYFLDSDDDITSNCIEKLVENVLINNTQMVIAQNRWINTFDQSVKDFGFPTRSQLKIYDSNTSIFKAYCGKMFPITSWNKLIDLEFIKRNNIYFVPGLYAQDELWMFHCMEKIDTLSIIDDITYNYYLHANSVIFNRTKRNSENHQTILEWIVKSYKNTDDTERKKLIRGWIINFKKLIIQMQWKVLKDEEYFKINYNRMKKAPSLTFSDYCSADFTKEQKKENLLLNLPANIGFKIFKKRYEG; translated from the coding sequence ATGAATAACCTCCCTCTTGTTAGCATCAACATACCTGTCTATAAATGTGAACAATATATTTTCAGATGTTTAGAATCTGTCAAAAATCAAACGTATAAAAATCTGGAAATTATTTTGGTTAATGATTGTACGCCTGATAACAGTATTGCAATCATTGAAGAATATATGGTTTCGAATAAGGAATTAAACATTCAATTACATCATCTACCAACCAATCAAGGCTTGTCTGTTGTTCGTAATACAGGAATTGATAAATCGACAGGAAAGTATATTTATTTTTTAGACAGTGATGATGATATCACTTCTAATTGTATCGAAAAATTAGTAGAAAATGTACTAATTAATAATACACAAATGGTTATTGCTCAAAATCGATGGATAAATACGTTTGATCAGTCTGTAAAAGATTTTGGGTTTCCTACAAGATCTCAATTAAAAATTTACGATTCAAATACCAGTATTTTTAAAGCATATTGCGGTAAAATGTTCCCAATAACTTCATGGAACAAATTAATTGATTTAGAATTTATTAAAAGAAATAACATTTATTTTGTTCCAGGTTTATATGCACAAGATGAATTATGGATGTTTCATTGCATGGAAAAAATAGATACTTTATCGATCATTGATGACATTACGTATAATTACTATTTACACGCAAATTCTGTTATTTTTAACCGAACAAAAAGAAACTCAGAAAATCATCAAACCATTTTAGAATGGATTGTAAAATCATATAAAAATACAGACGATACCGAACGAAAAAAATTGATAAGAGGCTGGATTATTAACTTTAAAAAATTGATTATTCAAATGCAATGGAAAGTCTTAAAAGATGAAGAATATTTCAAAATAAATTATAATCGTATGAAAAAAGCTCCATCGCTTACTTTTTCTGACTATTGTAGTGCTGATTTTACAAAAGAACAAAAAAAGGAAAATCTATTACTAAATCTTCCTGCGAATATTGGATTTAAAATCTTTAAGAAACGTTATGAAGGGTAA